The nucleotide window cgcatcttggattgaaagatctttcaaactgtccctgataggattttgccatgttatcgagcccaaatggaaaagaactcgacttcttggaagaactctgagggtaatccgagttgttttgggttgtgctctggaatcttgccaaaaaagaactcggtttcttgaaagcactcgaataAAACTTTgccttgatgtttgaattcgaatcggatacgagtggccgtgaaatctgatttgaatcggatactatgagctgtgcgaatcttctggtgagctgatccgttgtagttggtgaaatatgaaattctttatgatgatctagatctttgaggagatggccctaaagcttgccgttgttgtctgcctcacagatccatgagccgaagatgaaagtagatcccgtcgagaagattatgttgtcgaggtccatcgagttctcggatgcaaagtcgccgaaagcccctacctggcgcgccagctgtcgatgttttaccaccgatagcctgccacgggggtacccggggcagtatgttcgggcttcgatgtatgccgaactcgatggttaacacgagacacagtcgatttatcctggttcaggccctcgatcgtagatcgagtaataaccttatgtccagacgacgttagcctttgcgttggattgattgtcaagtgttgtgttgtacaatggtcCTGTGTCTCTTATCttccgatctagggacccctgccctcctttatatagtccaggagagacgagagtcctagtcggtttacaatgagatttcctagtaggattacttaatagctatactactaagattacatggggagaatcctagttggactagatattctctctcccatgcggggtatcctgtgggtcccgcatcgacactcCCCCATCCCCCCTAGTTTCTCTAAAAAAAGAATAGTAATGTTACCTTTTGAAAAGAGGAATCAACATAATACATGTTTCAAAAGAGAACTGTAGTACGAAACATGTCAATCTAAAAGACAAATCAATTAGAAAATGACATTAATCATAAAAGAATTGCAAGGAAAGTTATTACCAAAAGGTTTAGTTGGACCCTTTACCAAATAAGCCCTCCTAACGTCATCTCTAGCGTCCGGATGGAATTGCTCCATTGCTACATGCATGAAGGCATATAAATCAAAAACAAGTGAACATCTGGGTTAGAAACCATTAATTCCTTAGACATCATGCTCATGTGATTACTGGTTCTTGATGTTCGACACCTTGTACTGTTTCAAGTAGATCTAGCTTTAAATCCCCTAGCTTCTCTCGAGTGCTTGGGCTTGAGTTACTACCACTTGCTGAATTTCTACAAGTACTAAGAAGCTTTTCAAATCTACATTATCATTGAATCGAATTAACTAGTCATTAATCAATCTCTATATATTTAATTGACTAACAAGTAATCAAACCACAAATTTGCAATGGCTTAATAACAAACACATCTTACTTAGCGGAGCTGGAGCTACCTAGTCTACTTGCGGTGCTGCTATTTGACCCAACACCGACTCCTACAGTCTTACTTGCCTAGATTGGAATTATTTGAATCTTATATGGTCTCCTTTTGGTGTTTATTTACTAGTATATGATCTCACTATCTATTATAATTACTTAATTAGTCTAAGTTGACGCCCAAACTATGTAGAAGTTCATTTGACTTTGCCGACATCTATAATCTGATTTAACACAAAAGTTTGGCTCGTTTGCTCAATCTTATGATGCCTAGATTGCAATTATTTTAATCTTATATGATCCTCCTATTTATGTGTATTTGCTAGTAGATACTCTAACATTTAATCTAAGAGTCTGTTTGGATCTCATTCTTATAGTGAGAACCTGGATTCTAAATGCTGAATAGAGAATCTGAATTCTAGATAAAAAAAAAATGAGTAGTGTTTGGATCTTATTCTTATAGTGACTACTATTATCTTTGCATATTGAAAAACTTCAAATAGTAGGTTTGGAGTAGATAGATAATCCAAATGTTTGGATCTTATCCTCATTTTTTTGGGAAGATTCAAACAGGGTCTAGGTTGACAGCCCAAACTATGTAGATGTTGAAATGTAATCTGATCTCACAGAAAAATTTAGCCCGTTAGCCAAGTTAGTATATGTGAGGTGGACCGTCAATACAGCCCAATGACAAGTGTTTGTTTCTCCAGCCCAACGAAGCCCAACACTAAACCTCGAAGCTCCTCGTCTCGGAAGCGCATTGGCCGCGCCGCCAGCAGAACTTGCACGTCGTCCTGCTCCTGCGGGAGAACTTGCCAGTCGCGGCGTCGCGCTATAGGATTCCCGGCTTGCTCGCTCACGCAGTCGGCACGGCCGCTCTCTCCCCTTCGCTCGCACCGGCCGCGCGGCAGTCGCCAGCATATCTCCCGCCGCGGGCCCTATTCCTTCTCTCGGCCGCCGCCGCTACCACCAGAGCAGACTGCAGAGCGGCAGCACCCCCTCTGGCGCCGTCTGACCGACCTCCGCTCCACCGTACCCATCCCAGCGCCGCCCACATCCTTCCCCGTGGCCGACTGtcggcttcctcctcctccccctccgggCTCCTGCTCCTGTTCGATTCAGCAGCCGTCCTCCCCTCCTCTTCCAGTTCGATTCTagtgggctccgtgctctgctgTTGCTTCTCCGTCGCGCGGGGATGAAGCCACTGGAGTTACAATCCGAGGCACGCGAGAAGCTTCTCTCTCAAAAATATTGGGGGTTCGACATAGTTTCCTATGCCCGGCGCTAAGCCCGCCGGCCAGGTGTTCGACGTAACTCCCCTCCTGAGAGGGATCTGTTATGTTCTTGGCCAAACGACCGCTATGGTCGTCTCAGATTACCAGGTTCTGCATCCTTCCCATCCACGCTGTTCCCTGGATCGTTTGGTGTACAAGGAGGGTGTGCTacagtggcggtggcggtggcgacaATGCCACTCCAGGGACATCTGGTCGGCTGTCCGAGCTGTTTTGGCCGGCCCGGGTGCACGTCGCTGGCGTTATTGGGCGAGCTCTGGAACGGGGGCGGTCGTCGGATTcgctggagctggagctggagagGCTCCATGTCGACCTGGACCCCTTTGTTGTCAACCGGGTGCTCCGGAGCGTGTCGGACTCAGAGACGGCAGTGCGGTTCTACTGGTGGGCAGAGTCCAGGCCTGGGTTTGATAACACCCAGTTCGCGATAGCCTACATTGTCAGCCTGCTGTTTATAGACAGCAACTTTTTCCTGCTGTCGGAGTTCCTTGAGAGAGTGAGGAGTCAGGGAGTGGCATTGCATCGCTCTCTCTATCGGATCCTCTTGTCGGGCTATGTCAGGGCGGGCAAGTTCGATTCCGTCATCCAGACATTTGATGAGATGGTTACGTCTGGATGCCGTGAGTTTGGTGTGGACTACAACAGGTTCATTGGTGTGCTAGTTAAGAATTGCTGCTTTGATTTGGTTGAGAAGTATTATGGTGTGGCACTTGATAAAGGTTTTTGCTTGACTTCATTCACTTATTCGAGGTGGATATCTGCACTGTGCCAATCAGACAGGATTGAGCTTGTAGAGAGACTCCTGGCCGATATGGATAAGTTTGGGTGTTTTCCAGATATTTGGGCATGTAACATATATGTTGACTATTTATGTAAGCAAAATAGGTTGCATGATGCTTTGAAGATGCTTGATAATATGGAGATGAGAGGAACCAGTCCAGATGTTGTCACTTACACAACAGTTGTtggatgtttatgtgataataagCAGTTTGCAGAAGCGGTCGAGCTTTGGGAAGAAATGGTGAGGAGGGGCCTTAAACCTGATATCATTGCCTGTGGCGTATTGATATTTGGGTTGTGCAAGAGTGATAAGGTTGACGAGGCTTTTGAGCTGGCATTGAGGATGCTGAGTCTTAATTTAGAACTCAATGTCTGTATTTACAATGCCCTGATAAGTGGCTTCTTGAGATCCGGAAGCATTAATAAAGCCTTCAAAATCATATCCTTCATGCGGACAAATGGGTGTGAGCCAGATGTTGTCACATATAATATCCGTTTGAACCATTACTGCGACGCAGGTATGATAAAGGAAGCTGAAAAGTTGATCGAGGAGATGGAAATGAGTGGGGTAGTAAATCCTGATCGGTACAGCTATAATCAAATGTTAAAAGGATTGTGCAAAGCTCATCAATTGGACAGGGCATTTGGTTTTGTTTCAGATCATATGGAGGTTGGTGGGTTCTGTGATATTGTATCTTGTAACATATTGATTGACGCATTTTGCAAGGCAAAGAAAGTAACTTCTGCATTGAAGCTGTTCAAAGAAATGGGTTATAAGGGAATACAAGCAGATGCAGTGACATATGGAACTCTAATTAATGGTCTCTACGGTGTAGGATACTACAACCTAGCTGAAGAAATTTTTGAGCAGATGCTGAAAGCTCAGGTTGTTCCAAATGTTAATCTGTATAATATTATGCTGCATAACCTATGTAAAGCTGGTCAGTTTGAACAGGCTCAGAAAATTTTCTTGCAGATGATTCAGAAGGAAGTGTCACCAGATATTATTACTTTTAACACGCTCATATATTGGCTCGGGAAAAGCTCAAGGGCAATTGAAGCTGTTGATCTGTTCAGGGATATGAGGGCTAGAGGGGTAGAACCTGATAGCTTGACATTTAGGTATTTGATCAGTGGCCTCCTAGAGGAGGGGAAAGCTACACTGGCTTATGAGGTATGGGAATATATGATGGAGAATGGCATAATTCTCGACAGAGATGTTTCTGACAGGCTGATAAGTATGCTTAAATCAAAGAACAAGTAACAACTGACTGAGTTTCTTGAGAGTTTCAACCTCTAGGACATTTTACTCATGTCATTAGAGCTCAAAGGCCTGAGCTTGTTTAGTTGCTTCTAAGCTCGTTGCTGTGCCGGTGCTGCGGAACACATCTTTGCTGATTAACTCGATTTGATGGATGCATTATAGCTGGACCTGGACCAGACCCAAAAGCAGACACACCAGAGAAACAGTGGACAAGGTACTTCTCTTTTGACCTTCTGCTGTATCATGCTAGCTTTATAGTATTATGTAAGCACTACTGCACTAGGTGTTTACTTCTTAAAGCCATGCCACTGTAGTTGAGCAAGTCTCTCAAGAAATGTTGATACCAGGGTAGATGATGTATAGCAGCTAGACCAAGATAATCATCACTGTGGTACATGAGAATCGTGCCTTGTGCTAGCTGAAGGCATGACCTGATGGAATTGAACTGAACAATGTTGCATCCCATGCGGGACCTTTTCTGTTTCGGGGTTACTATTTATATTAGTTGTTTTTTGCTTGATTTGAATGTAGTTAAACATCCATGTGCATCCTACATAAATTCTACCAAATTTGCAGGCATCGTCTTCAGTACTTTGACACCAAAGCATGATTGTGTGTTTAAAGTCTCAACTATGTCATGACAAATATTCTGAGGTGGCTTACTTCAGCATAGATAAGGCAATGTGAGGTACACCTTCACTTTCTCTGGCAAGATTCAttgcattttttttcttcaaatgaAATCATCTGCATGCTGTAGTTGAATATTGTCAACATCATTCATCTCCCAGACTCCTAGTGAAATGCCACCCCAGTGCAGCAATAGAGAACATGATCAAAATCTTTTCTGTGAGCCCATGACTTGGCCATTTGTATCTCTGCAACCGGTTCTGGAGACATCATCCCTCTCGTTGCTGGAAATGAGCATATAAATGGTGAGAGCAAGCAGATCCTGATATCCATGGACTGCAGACAACGTTCAATTTAACAGGGGAAAGGACACGAAGAGAAAGAGGAGCATGCAGAGTAACATGGATTGAATAATGCTGTGACAAGTACTCCTACCAAAGATGCAATGTATAGACATCTACAGAGGAGGAGACATTCAACAGTTTTTCCTTCCCAAAATTTTGTCTCCCCTGCCCTCCTCAACAACTATCCGTCACAATGTCACTATACTTCTCCCGTCTAGTATCACCAAAACAAGACCACTTTAGTTTAACCAAACAAAATATAGACTTTGAACCAAAACCCAATAAATTAATGAATTAAACCAAAAGGTTTCTTCTCTCTTCTATCACGCTGAGATTGAACTATAGTAGATCATTTAACTGTAGGACCCAGGCGACTAGCGGTGACCTCTCACTCGCTAGTTTTCTTCACCTTTGATATATAAAGGAGCTTCTTCTTGGATGCTGGGTTGTTGACAGTTAGCACAAGTTTGCCGGCTTGCCT belongs to Miscanthus floridulus cultivar M001 chromosome 4, ASM1932011v1, whole genome shotgun sequence and includes:
- the LOC136552954 gene encoding pentatricopeptide repeat-containing protein At1g13040, mitochondrial-like isoform X2; translated protein: MFLAKRPLWSSQITRFCILPIHAVPWIVWCTRRVCYSGGGGGDNATPGTSGRLSELFWPARVHVAGVIGRALERGRSSDSLELELERLHVDLDPFVVNRVLRSVSDSETAVRFYWWAESRPGFDNTQFAIAYIVSLLFIDSNFFLLSEFLERVRSQGVALHRSLYRILLSGYVRAGKFDSVIQTFDEMVTSGCREFGVDYNRFIGVLVKNCCFDLVEKYYGVALDKGFCLTSFTYSRWISALCQSDRIELVERLLADMDKFGCFPDIWACNIYVDYLCKQNRLHDALKMLDNMEMRGTSPDVVTYTTVVGCLCDNKQFAEAVELWEEMVRRGLKPDIIACGVLIFGLCKSDKVDEAFELALRMLSLNLELNVCIYNALISGFLRSGSINKAFKIISFMRTNGCEPDVVTYNIRLNHYCDAGMIKEAEKLIEEMEMSGVVNPDRYSYNQMLKGLCKAHQLDRAFGFVSDHMEVGGFCDIVSCNILIDAFCKAKKVTSALKLFKEMGYKGIQADAVTYGTLINGLYGVGYYNLAEEIFEQMLKAQMIQKEVSPDIITFNTLIYWLGKSSRAIEAVDLFRDMRARGVEPDSLTFRYLISGLLEEGKATLAYEVWEYMMENGIILDRDVSDRLISMLKSKNK
- the LOC136552954 gene encoding pentatricopeptide repeat-containing protein At1g13040, mitochondrial-like isoform X1, with amino-acid sequence MFLAKRPLWSSQITRFCILPIHAVPWIVWCTRRVCYSGGGGGDNATPGTSGRLSELFWPARVHVAGVIGRALERGRSSDSLELELERLHVDLDPFVVNRVLRSVSDSETAVRFYWWAESRPGFDNTQFAIAYIVSLLFIDSNFFLLSEFLERVRSQGVALHRSLYRILLSGYVRAGKFDSVIQTFDEMVTSGCREFGVDYNRFIGVLVKNCCFDLVEKYYGVALDKGFCLTSFTYSRWISALCQSDRIELVERLLADMDKFGCFPDIWACNIYVDYLCKQNRLHDALKMLDNMEMRGTSPDVVTYTTVVGCLCDNKQFAEAVELWEEMVRRGLKPDIIACGVLIFGLCKSDKVDEAFELALRMLSLNLELNVCIYNALISGFLRSGSINKAFKIISFMRTNGCEPDVVTYNIRLNHYCDAGMIKEAEKLIEEMEMSGVVNPDRYSYNQMLKGLCKAHQLDRAFGFVSDHMEVGGFCDIVSCNILIDAFCKAKKVTSALKLFKEMGYKGIQADAVTYGTLINGLYGVGYYNLAEEIFEQMLKAQVVPNVNLYNIMLHNLCKAGQFEQAQKIFLQMIQKEVSPDIITFNTLIYWLGKSSRAIEAVDLFRDMRARGVEPDSLTFRYLISGLLEEGKATLAYEVWEYMMENGIILDRDVSDRLISMLKSKNK